The nucleotide sequence TCTAGCGGATAATAGCCTTGTAAATTCAAAAGATATAAATGAAATTTCAAAAAATATAAAAAATAGTTTTGATGAGTTGCAAAAAGCCGTAGATAGCTTTTTTAAATAAATACTCAATCGATCAAAACTAAATCAAACGCGAATAAGCATAATAAGCTTATAAAACATACTATTTATATATTAAATAAATCACTTCAACAAAAACAAGTTGGAGTGATTTAAATTTATAAAACAGTATAAATTTAGATCAAAAACTACAACTTATAACCATTTTGGATTAGCCGTTAGACTTACTAAAAGCCAAATTTTATAGCTAGGTATTTCAAGTCTTTGTTCTATCTCATTGCGAATACAATCTAACTCTTTTACGCTAAGTATATCATTGCTACTAGTGCTTAAAATATTAACTTCTATCATAAAAAATCTACCACTTTTTGCGACGTGAGTATCATAGTCGCTAAAGCCGTATTTTAGACTTAAACTCTGCATAATTTCTGTTATTTTATCATCAAGATCTCCAGGAGCTACCATAATCAGATCTTTAAGATTTGATATAAAAATTTTAAGCGGCGTCACAGAAAGAAAAATCGAAAATAAAACAAGCAAAATAGGATCTATATAAGAACTAAACCACTTTTCTTGCGTAGGATCAAAGATATAAATCAAACCAAAAGCTATAATGCCACCACAGTACAACACACAATCTATCAACCACTCTGCTCTATCTACATAGATAAGCTCAGAACCTAGATATTTAGAATAAAAACTCGTATAAGTAAAAATTATAAAACACAAAACAAAAGCAACCATAGTATAAATCACAGCCGCCCCAAGCTCCAGAGTATAACCTCCGCTAAAAATGCTTTTAATTGCACTAAAAAATGCATACAAACATACAATAAGCAAAATAAGACTTTTAAATAAATTTACCATAGGCTCAAAACGAATATATCCGTATTGAAAAATATCATCATCTTCTTTATAAACATAACGAGCAGTAACAACGCTAAGAAGCCCAAGTCCAACACTTACAAGCGCTATAATTCCATCAAAAACTATGGTCAAACTCTTTATAAACAGTCCAAATCCTACACCAAAAATTGCTAAAATAAGCGCGCAATACATAGAGACTTTGAGTACAAACTGCTCCTTACGGCTAATATTTTCTTTTGTAAATTCAATATCTTGAGGTTTATTATCTCTTATCTTTTTACCGTAATTTTGCGTAGCTTTGCCAAGTTGCATCAAATCTCCTTTATGAATACTTTTAGCATTGTAGCAAATTTAGTATTAGTATTTTTTAAAAAGATTTTAATACGATTTCGAATATATTTATTTTATATATTTTTAAATTTTCTTAAATTTGAATTGTTTTAAATTTGAATTGTTTTAAATTTAAAGCCCTGTAAAAAGGCTTTAAATCTTAAATTTACCATTTGCTATTTTTAGCTTCTTTTACCGAAGTAGTCGCCATTTGACTTATCTCATTTGCAAGATCGTTTGTGCTATTTGTAGCTTCTAAATTTGACTTAGTAGTTTCATCTATATTTGAAACAGCTTCATTTATCTGTCTTATAGCATCTGCTTGTTCGTTTATGCTTTGATTTACTTCATTTACGCTTTGAGATAATATATTAACATTTGCTTCTATCTCACTTAGTGAGCGTTGAGTTCTTTCAGCTAGTTTTCTTACTTCATCTGCAACAACTGCAAATCCACGTCCATGATCTCCAGCTCTAGCTGCTTCTATAGCCGCATTTAGTGCTAGTAAGTTTGTTTGATCTGCTATGTCTTTTATTACTACTATGATATTTTTTATATCATCACTATGTCTTATAACATCATTTGCCATATTCGATACAGAATTCATAGAACTACTCATCTGCTCTATGGCTGCGGCACTCTCATTTACGTTAGTAGATTGATTTTTAGTTTGGTTTGCTAAGTTTTGCATATACTCTTTTAGTTGAATTGACTTTTGCTCTAAACTTTGACCGTTTTTTAAGCTACCACTTAACATACTAGATATTTCGCTTCCTAAGTAGTTTATGCCGTTTATGAGTCCTAACATATCGTTTTGAATGCCGTGTATCTCTATTCTAGCTCTAAAGTCTTTATTTGAAAAGCTAGTTAAAGTAGCTTGCATAGTAGATATCATAGAGTGCCACTCTTTTATCATCTCATTTAATAAATTCGTAAGCTCTTTCAACTGAGCGTTGTGAGGTTTGACTGTGACTATTTTACTTAGAGTACCTTTTTTAAGAGAGTCTATTACAAGGCTGCTTTCTTCTATTGTTTTATTATCTTGCAAGAGTCCTTCTTTGATGCTTTGTATGTTGTTGTTTATTATATTTGCCATAGCTCCAAACTCATCTTTTGAGGTGAGAGGAATAGTTTGAGGCTTGTCCGTCTCGCCTGAGATAAATTTGAAAAACGATGCTAATCCGTCTAATATCGTATCTATAGATTTTTTGATAGATTTAGTTATGATTATAGATAATATCACGCCTATTATGATAGATATGGCTATAATGATAATTATTGTTTCAGTTAGTAAAAATAGATATTTTTTTATATCCTCGATAGTATGTTCCATAGATTGCTCGTTAATATTTTTAGTATCAACTATGCTTTTAGATATTTTACTTCCAAGTCCAATAAGCTTATTTAATAACAATTCGTCCTTACCCGCTCCCATAGCCTGCATAAGTGTATTTTTATATATCTTAGCATTTTCTAAAACTATTTTAAAATTAGCCTCGTCATCTGCTGTTGAAAATGTATTTGGATAATCTTTTTCAAATTGATCAACAGAATTTGCATATTTATTTACTGATTGTTCTAATTTTTCATAATCTATGATATTGGCGATATATTTATATAATTCGATTCTTAATGTAAGTAGTTCGATATTTAATTTTTCTAAATATGTTACGGAATCAATATTTTTTTCTTTGATAAAAGCTATAGACTCATTTGCTTTCTTAAATCCCATAAATGCGGTAGTACCGGATATAATAGTAAATAAAAGAAGAACGGCTGATAGCACCACAAGTTTGACTTTAGTAGTTAAATTTGACATATTTTACCTTTCAATTTTATTTTTATTTATAATGATACACACTAAATTCACTGTAGATATATTTGAATTTCGTATATTCTATAAAAACATATCTTATAATTTAATTAATAAATTATAATAATGATTAATATTTATTATGATTTTAAAAATTTCTAGCATTAAAATTTAATTTATTTGAAGATTTTATAATCGATCTGTTTTACGCTAAGAACAAGAATAAATTAAAAATGATTGATTTAAAATTATGTAGTGGTGGGTTCACCAGAAATCATTAAAGTTATTAAATGCCGATTTCTACAGTACAAAAGTCTAAAGTAACCTATAAGTAACTACCCAAAATCAATGCTGAAATAATAGCAAAAATAACTTAATTATGCCTGAATATTTACATTAACTTTTATTAACGCTTGATTTGTTACCGTTATATTTACACTAATTTAGTGATAAAGCTAATATTAAGCTTTCAATAATATAAATTTACACTCTAATAATATTTATTGGTGATATTTAAACAATATTTTAAGAATAATCAGCAAATACGAATAATTTACTATTTTCAAACACCAATTAGCAAAGCTCATAAACAAATCATCAGCGCCTGTTTAATGCATTTATAAAGATTATGTTATTAAATCTTGTATTGAAAACTGTACTTTTCGTGCATTTAAGGTTAGATGATTTTAGTGAGATTTTAACAGGTTTGATTTTCAGTAGGTTAAATAGAGTTTCATATCTAAAAAGATTACCCCTTTACCTTTTCAAGTAAAGGAATAAAATGAGATTAATAGCCATTTAATCTTGTTATTAATTTTAGTTAGCAAACTTTATTAATAATTCTCAAATTATACCTTTTACAAAGTTAAAATAAACTAAAGAGATAAAGCAGGAATATTTAAGAGTTAAAGTTGCCACTCATTTTCTTTGTAGATACCTAAAACGGTTATTGTGTCATCTTGAATTAAAAACGGTATAACATAGCCTTTAAAAATAAAATCCCTTACGTTGTCATTATCGCTTGTAACTGATTTTCTAAATCTAAAGGGCATATTAGCTAAATCTTTGCTTTGCATTAATAGCTCATCTTTAAAGGTTCTAGCTCTTGTCTTGCTATCTTGTGCAATGAAAGATAATATTGTATTAATCTCTTTTACAAATCTAGGCGATTGAATTATTTTCACAACTCAATCCAGCCGCTGCCAAACGATGTAAGCTTAACAGTGCCATTGACTACCTCATCAACCCTATTTTTATAATCAGCTTTTAGCTCTGATAAGCTATTTTTTGTTTGGTTGCTTTTTATCTCTAAAGGCTCGTTTTGTTTATCTGCTAAGGCTTTAATGACTTGTAAGGCTTCGTTTAAAAAGTTTTCATTGCCTTTTAGTGTGACACTTTGCATATGCTTACCTTTTTACTTAGTTTTCTAAAAAGATTCCCCCTTTACCTTTTCAAGTAAAGGAGTAAAATGAACTTAATAGCCATTTAATCTTGTTATTAATTTTAGCGACCAAACTTTATTAATAATTAAGAGGGTGTGTTTAACCGCCCTTAATGGCTACTTAAAAATTATACCTTGTAAAATGTTAAAATAAACTAAAGAGATAAAGCAGGAATGATGAAGTTACCGCAAGATGATTTTAACGAATGTAATTTTTTGCTCGTTGAAGTATTAGTATTTGCCATTTATCGCCCTAAAAAGATAATTAAAACTAACCGAAATATTGTATTTTTTAAAGATAATCCTTTGTATCTCTTTTATCGCGTCTTTCTTTTTTAACTCTTTATCTGCAACTTTACTCTTGTAAATGCTTTCGTACAGCTCTTTAGCGTAATCTTTGCATTCAGGCGATACAACACTTTTAAACTTAGGCACGTAAATGGAGCAACCGCCAAACATTGCAATGAAATCATCGAACGCGTCTTTATGCTTATTTCTAAAATCTATCAGGTCATCAATCGGCTTGTAATTCAAATTTAGCCTTTATTTGCTTTTAAAAGCTTTTAGTGCGATACTTTGCATATGCTTACCTTTTTGCTTTTTTATGCGTGTATGATAGCATAATAAGCTAAAAAAGCGCGGATTGTTGCTCCAGTTTCTCGCTTGACATTTTTAACACCTCTAGCCCTGCCATTTTTGGAAGGGCTAGTACTATCATTTTTGGTTTATCGAATACAGATACAAAGCATAGAATGCAAAGGAATAAGCAAATACCAAAGATTTGCCGGTTCAAGTTTTTTAAATTTAGATTATAATACTTTAATAGCGAAATAAAGTACGCTTTGGAAAATGATTAAGTTGCTTAAATGACTTACCTGCCTTAGTTTAATGTATGCAACTAAGTTGCAAACTGTCCTTTTTTTAAAAATAATTTTCACCGTTTGCGAACGAATGGGGCTACGCCGACCCCCGTATGAAATCATATTTTTACCAGTACCTTTATCTATTAGTGAGAGATTTTTACTATTTGTGTGTATCTTAGTAGCCTTACGCATTTTGTGATAATTTAAGTTTAAAATGTATATTATGATTTGAGTTATCAAAACAAAAGCGTTTAAGAATTGAAAAAAACAGTTCGGTTTAGATAATTCACCAACGTTCCTGATAATGTAAATACCAAAGTTAGATAAAGAAGCTCAAAACAGTTCTCAAACAAAGCTTACTGCGTACTCGCGACTACTTCAAAAACTCCACTTTAAGAAAGCACTGCCTTAATGTAGTGCTTTTTAAGCCCTGAAGCCTCCATTAATACACACCTAAAATCTCTTAAGCTTTAAGCTAAAATAGTACAGATAATAAGGCTATTTTAACTATTTTATAGCAAAGATACAGAACTAAAGTGACACTGCACTACAACAATTTGGGTCGCTAAATGCTTTTAGTGCATTGATAATAAAGCCATTAAATGCTAAGATACTAAACGAATACTCAAACGACTAAATACAGATACAAAGCATAAAAAGTAAATACCAAAGGAATACAAATGGCTGACTTCTTTATGAGCTTACTAAACTTATATGGTGCGTTTATGGATACTCTTATGATACTTGCGCCGTTTATATTATTTGGGTGGCTTGTAAGCTGGATAGTGTTTAGATGATAAATCAACCATTGATTTTAACACCTCTAGCCCTGTCATTTTAGCAAGGGCTAGGGGGTGACATAGTGTCACCACCCCCTGACATAGTGTCACCACCCCCTGACATAGTGTCACCACCCCCTGACATAGTGATAAGCTTTAACTTTGGTCTTTAATTACCTGTATGGTCTTTGTAATCTTATACGTGGAGTAGTAGTGGCTGTTTTGATAATCTCGCTAAAGTCTTGTGTCGCTTGTAATAATTGCTCATTTAAACGCTCTTTTGGCTTTTTGGGTTCTATGGTTCTATTGCGTACGCAGTAGTTTCTTATCACCGCCTTAGCTTCTATCCTATACAACGGCTCACTCAAGCCATTTTTTAAAGCCTTATCATAAATGCAAATACAAGGAATGGAGTAAATACCAGTATCGTTTATGTAATGCGTTGTTTGGTAGGTATTTAGCGTAAAAATGGCTTTTAACGCTTCTATGTTAAAGGGTGCTTTTGTATCAAAGCATAAATCAACACTTGAGATATTATTTATCACACTTAAAAGAGTTTCTACTAACTTTGCATTTGGTGTGCTTTGATTGTACTGTTTTAAGCCATAAATCACTAAAGTAGCTTTTTTAGTGCTTCTACCTAAAGGCTTTTTATAATAGTAGTAAATGCGCTCAAACGAACTCTCATCGCCTAATTGATAAACTGTTTTTAACTCGTCTTTATGCAGATACTTTTTTAGTTTAACATAGTCATAATCGCTCTTTTTGAGCTTGTGCCATTTTAAGTTAAATTTATCAGGTAGGTTTAAAAATGTGTTTATTTTAGTAGTGGATTTGATAAAGGTTGTTGGATTGAAATCAGCCCTTATCGTATCAACGGCTAAATTTAGATTGTTTTTTGTGTTAAAATCGGTTAAAATCTGGTTTATTTGTGATAAAATACTCATTCATATTCTTTTTAAGGCGGTTTAGTTTTGTCGTCTAACCGCCTTTTGTTTTTTGTTTATTCAGCTTGATGAGGTTGTTTTGCTAAAATCTCATCAGGCTTTTTACTTTTGTAGCATTTGGAAAGATAATCTCTAGCCTTTTGTCTTTGCTCATTATCTTTAAAATATGCTACTTTAAAATTACTTTCTTTGTTTTTAACTCTCGTAATCAACCCCTTACGCTCTAATATCACAAAATATTGGTTAGCATTAGATATTTTAAAATCCGTTGCCGTTACTAGCTTACCAGTATTCAGCATACAATATAAAATATTATAGCTATGTTTAGTTTTCATTAAGCCCACCTCCTTTGCTTGGCTTTGTTTTCTTATTATTTTTGTTATCAAGCTTAACTAGCATTTAAGCCCCTTTATTCATTAGGTTAGATAACACGACTTCCACTTCTTTTGCTGGATAAAGAACTTTTTTACCTACTTTAAGAAACGGAAAGTATTCGGCTTTAAAATTGCCGTATTCATCGTATTTAAAGCTATCCATTCTAAGATGAGCTAAATGCGATACGCTGATACCTGTTAAGTCTGACAACTCTTTTGGGGTGTAAAATTGTTTTACCATATTAATCCTTTTTCAATTTCATAAGCACTGTATAAA is from Campylobacter fetus subsp. testudinum 03-427 and encodes:
- a CDS encoding cation diffusion facilitator family transporter (Pfam match to PF01545.17 Cation_efflux) encodes the protein MQLGKATQNYGKKIRDNKPQDIEFTKENISRKEQFVLKVSMYCALILAIFGVGFGLFIKSLTIVFDGIIALVSVGLGLLSVVTARYVYKEDDDIFQYGYIRFEPMVNLFKSLILLIVCLYAFFSAIKSIFSGGYTLELGAAVIYTMVAFVLCFIIFTYTSFYSKYLGSELIYVDRAEWLIDCVLYCGGIIAFGLIYIFDPTQEKWFSSYIDPILLVLFSIFLSVTPLKIFISNLKDLIMVAPGDLDDKITEIMQSLSLKYGFSDYDTHVAKSGRFFMIEVNILSTSSNDILSVKELDCIRNEIEQRLEIPSYKIWLLVSLTANPKWL
- a CDS encoding 4HB_MCP sensor-containing MCP-domain signal transduction protein (Pfam matches to PF00015.17 MCPsignal, and to PF12729.3 4HB_MCP_1); the protein is MSNLTTKVKLVVLSAVLLLFTIISGTTAFMGFKKANESIAFIKEKNIDSVTYLEKLNIELLTLRIELYKYIANIIDYEKLEQSVNKYANSVDQFEKDYPNTFSTADDEANFKIVLENAKIYKNTLMQAMGAGKDELLLNKLIGLGSKISKSIVDTKNINEQSMEHTIEDIKKYLFLLTETIIIIIAISIIIGVILSIIITKSIKKSIDTILDGLASFFKFISGETDKPQTIPLTSKDEFGAMANIINNNIQSIKEGLLQDNKTIEESSLVIDSLKKGTLSKIVTVKPHNAQLKELTNLLNEMIKEWHSMISTMQATLTSFSNKDFRARIEIHGIQNDMLGLINGINYLGSEISSMLSGSLKNGQSLEQKSIQLKEYMQNLANQTKNQSTNVNESAAAIEQMSSSMNSVSNMANDVIRHSDDIKNIIVVIKDIADQTNLLALNAAIEAARAGDHGRGFAVVADEVRKLAERTQRSLSEIEANVNILSQSVNEVNQSINEQADAIRQINEAVSNIDETTKSNLEATNSTNDLANEISQMATTSVKEAKNSKW
- a CDS encoding putative toxin-antitoxin system, toxin component, RelE/ParE family (Pfam match to PF05016.10 ParE_toxin); amino-acid sequence: MKIIQSPRFVKEINTILSFIAQDSKTRARTFKDELLMQSKDLANMPFRFRKSVTSDNDNVRDFIFKGYVIPFLIQDDTITVLGIYKENEWQL